A genomic segment from Cyprinus carpio isolate SPL01 chromosome A4, ASM1834038v1, whole genome shotgun sequence encodes:
- the LOC122141703 gene encoding fibrinogen-like protein 1, with protein sequence MKFSTVDKDQDALSGNCAMTNSQGGFWYNGCAYANPTGLYLWGKDDGNIYIGVYWYYWKGSYKSLKSISMKIRRVK encoded by the coding sequence ATGAAGTTCTCCACCGTTGACAAAGACCAAGATGCTTTGAGCGGTAACTGTGCTATGACAAACTCTCAAGGAGGGTTTTGGTATAATGGCTGTGCTTATGCAAACCCCACTGGTCTGTATTTGTGGGGGAAAGATGATGGCAATATATATATTGGTGTCTACTGGTATTACTGGAAGGGCAGCTATAAATCTCTGAAGTCCATCAGCATGAAGATCAGACGTGTGAAGTAG